DNA sequence from the Fusarium verticillioides 7600 chromosome 2, whole genome shotgun sequence genome:
ATGAAAATGTGTCAAAAATAATCAGTCTAAGGCAGAGACTTATCAAATATATCTCAAAATGGTCGAGATTTTTGCATCGCGGATAAGAATATTGATTACAAGTCTTCTTGCCTCCTATACAGTGGCCTCCAgggtaggtaggcaggcCGGGGTGACGATCAATATCCAGAACCGAACACTTGGACAACTTAATTTTGGTAGCCACCTCCATGTCATATCGTCAATGGCTTGCTTTCAAAACGTTGACACAATAAACTGATCGTCGTTGATCGCCAGTGTCCGGCCTCGTTAACATACACATGGTCCCTTAATTGGCCgcactactccgtacaatATACTACTTTACTTCATGAATTATCAATCTCCCTACCTCTttctacctaggtaggtaagttGAAGTTCTCACACCCCGCAGCTCGTATTTACTCCTCCCTTAGACACACTGAGCTCAGCCATCAACGCATTTGTCTTAAACCCATTGAGTCGATCACAGCGACTCAAGACCAACTTCCGAGCTTGGATGGCATGACACGCAATCCACAACTTTTCCATGTTCTAACAAGAAAGGGATCAGTGATTCCCACTGGAGAAAACACCGGATACAGTGGCGCTGAACTTCATTCCTTCAGTGCACCTCGAACAACTTTATCCTCGCTTCTAAACCAAAACCATAATACTTAGTTCACTCGCGGCTCTGCTAGAGTTCGAGTATTACGTGGCCGACTAGCCGACCTCTTAGAGCTGTATCAATGAGGTGGTCCAGCCTTGTCACCGGCGGCACCGAATTCGTCTATCGAGTTTCAGGCCAACATACGATGATCGGTAGTTCCGGGCCTAGGGCCAGGCAAATAGAGGCCGAAGTTCGACGGTCCAACATTGCTGAACTGAAGATATACGTATACAGCAATATAGACAGTCGCAGCCTTCAAACTTTGATCTGAACAAGCAATTTAGTTGGGACTTTCAAGCCGCTTTGCTGATCGATCTTGGTCCACATGAAAGTACAGATCATTATACTGACTTCTCGTCACATCCAGTACCCAGTATCCTGGGTCTGTCCTGGGATCTAGTCCTCAATTCTCCACATGTCACCTTCATTCACTGTCAGGCGTGATATCTCACCACTTCAGTCACCGCTTCACACAAAGGGACGAGATATCCCTTCTCGCAAGTAAGGTCTTCTAGTGTGGCCCCCTTTATCCTGCATCTTGGATCCATACTTCAGCTCTTAATTCCCACGGCGGCCTCGCGCGCTCACTCTTGACGTTAAGTTCCTGTTTAGCCGGGGTTTTGTATGATTGGTCAAGCTTCACATAACTTCAACATGTCCTGGTACTGTTCAGTTGACACATCTACCCTACAGGCTACGCTCTCAtttaaggtaaggtaggtcAAATCACTGACACAATAATGACTTGCCCCAAGCTGGTTTACTTAGACTTGGGTCTTGGGTAGGATAGAGTCTCTGCGGGTGACAACCTGCTAACAACGTCGTCAAAATCCGTACACTGATCGGCCTCCATTAAAGGGTTCCTTGTAATACTTTGCTCATATTGTCTCTCTCGCCGTCTCTCTTTCAGTTCGAGACTGGGACGGCagaacatcaccaaccttggCATGATCACTTGAACCTGTGAGATTCGAGGACACTGTTCAAAGGACTAGTCGATCAGACCAGCACACAAGTACATCACCAAACACAAAACCCCTAGGAATTGATGCCgcacaaagaaaagaaactGTGGTCCTCGAACACTGTGATACTACGTATGCCGCTTGAAGACAGGGCCGATCGATTCGGCGACATGCAACCACGACATGGTACAACCGTGCCGTCACTTCTCGAAGCAAACTCATACATCCTCGTGGTCCCCTCTAAAATGGCaccgagaaagaaaaaaaagcccAAGACAAGATTCTCATAattgtttctttgttggcGGCCTTTATGAAGGCCAGAGGGGGTGTAGATGATGTCAGCCAACCAACAACGTGACCCATCTGAACATCAAACATGGGCGCTTGAAAGGCCCGTTTCTTGTTTCACGAAGCGCACAAGCGCCGAACATCGAGAAACAAGACACTCAAAGCGTGATGATACAAGGGCCAGCTCTGGCTGTCGTGGTGTTAAAATGCACTTGTGCTAGAGGTTCCTACTCTACCTGTAGGTAGTAGTAAACTTGAAGTAGGAAGCCCGTTTCAATAGACGTGACTTTGGCCATGCCAAGCTCAATGCACGGTATCAAGAGTCTAGCTACTACGTTAACCTGTATCTCGCTTAACATACGAGCCTCTACTCAGTCAGGAAAGCAGGTTACCGCCAGTTGTACCCTCACGGCGTGCATATGTCGGTTCCAGCGTAGGTTTCTGCCCATCACACCAAGCCAATCGTTCCCTCTGCTGGCCGACGTTTACTTGAAACGAAACGGCTAGTTGCATGAAAACAGTTACGCTGCCTGAACGAGTCTAAATGAGGCCGAAACAAAAGCCCCGGCTCGAGGGCCAGCGACACAGAAATCATCATGTGCATGGTCTGGGGCATATTTGAGGTTGTGCGACTCTGAGGGCCAGTcatcgacaagaaggccatACTCTAGGTTCAAACTTGTGACCATCCTCATACATGCGGCTCAAGGAGCATGCTTGTTGCATATCAAATGCTTTTGGTCACTACGAGTCCGACCTCCGGCCTCGCCAAAATCCGTGTTGGTCACTGTAAAACGGCGTGGTGGTGACCTCGGCAGCTCCTTTGGATGTTACCGACAAATCTCATGCATCGTGATGATATACCTCTACCCATAAAATATCCATATCGTCATGTGGTCTTCACCAGATCacaaaagaaggaaatgCCGAATTGTGGCTCCACCGATTAGCCGAATTGCAGTGTTGGTGGGTAATTTTCCTCAAATGTCTTGGAGCGCCGTGTATCATGCGCCGAAGGCTCGCTGCATGATGCTGTAGGTTCTGTTGCGTTTGGGGCTGCAATGTTGTGACCAGTAACTGCTGTTGATGCGCTTGATCTGTGTGAGGTTAAACGACATGCTGAGACCAGAGCCTCCATAGCGGGTTGAAAGGCGCCATAACAATATCATGTGGTAGCAGCTATTGACATCGAGATGCCGGTGGATGGGTTGATGAGTGAAATGTCACCATAAATCAATAtgttgcttggcttggtgaaTCGAGTAAATAAGACTATATCGAACTGGATACAGGACCTGGAGCTTAGTAGTCGATGATGTATAATACTGGATGTGAGCAAACGAATTTTGATTTGATAGCTGGTAGTTTCTCTTTGATTCATCGACAAATGTACATGACCGAACCTCGATCTTAATAGATTCCAGCGCTCTATTGTTGCGCATCCTCCTGCCCCGGAACGAAGGGCTTGCCGTCTCCAGGCCCGATGCGCACATCAGCGAAGATCTGCTTTGGTCGAAGGTGAACAGGGGTCGAGTTCGTTGGCTGATCggggatcttcttctcgagttTCTATATGTTGTATTAGAACCTTCATATAGCGTGATGGGCCATGGCTGTCGTACCAGATGGTCGTAGACGCACTTGTTGAGCTTCCACTCAGCAGGACGGCACTGCCACAACTGGTGATTTCGATTGTCGAGGCACTCCCAATGCTTGCGGAACTCAGCCAGGCAGTGGGTGTTGATATCCTTAATACTGTTGATCATGTCAGTGGCTGACCCCGGCCTTGAAGCAAATTGCGCTTCAGGAAGACCACCAGACTATACAGTCTGCTGAGCCTTAGATAACATACACGCTGGAGGCACATCGGGTGACTCGTCGGCCCTCTTTCAAGCACTCAAGCTCTCCTCGACCAGGGTTCTCGTTCTTGCATTGCATATAATCGTCATTGTAGTCGCGGCATCGAGcaccgatgaagaaggaggccgagagGAGAGGAGCAGAACTGGCACCGACCTCCTTGACGGCGGGAATATCGGCGGGCAACGGAGTGGTGTCAATGAGCAGCTGCTGGGAGAATCTGATGGATTGATTAGTTAGCCAATTATCAGCTGTAATAGAACTCAATTGCATCCGCTAGGAGCTCCAGGGCAGAGGCAAGAGAGTCAACTGTCGAGTGAACATACTGGGGCCTTCGGGTAGACATGGTGCCGGTATTCTGCGAAGCTTGTCGTCAAACGTTGCTGTGATTCAGAATCCGGAAGTGGTTATGTGAGGTCGTTCGGCTAGGATTTGGTAGCGTAAGGTAGGAATTGGTTGGCTGTGATTGGTGGTTCGGTGAAGCGAGGCTGGGCGCAAGGCTACAAGGGGGCCCAAGGTGAGCGTAGCTCTGTTTTCGCGTTGCTCAGCTCCAATAATTTTAAGCCGCCAAATAAACACAGCAAACAATCAAACAATCGCATTTTCAGTCTTACAGCGCCGATAACACTTGTCTTAGACGACTTCACAGTCGCAGAACGAGAATTAACCTCATATTGAGCTTCCAACCACTTTCGCCTGGGTTCCGTCTCGGCAAGGAAACTCATCAATCAAAGCTTAGCTTGCCGACTGACAGCTCCCGATTCAGACGTCGCAACACCAGCACCCAATATGTCGCTCTTTGGACAGGCTAAGCCTTCGCTGTTTGGGCAGCCGCAGCCCGCTCAGACAACTGCGCCGACTCAGAGCACAGGGTTCGGTCTaggccagcctcaacaacagcaacaaggcAACACACTCGGCGCATCTATCCAGCAACCACAGCCGCAACAGATGCCAGCTCTATCTCAATCGCAAGCTCAGCTGTCAAACTCGCTATGGCAGCCTGGAAAGGAAACACCGCGTATGTTGTCAAGAAAGGGCTGTTCCCCTACATCGCAAGACTGACCCCTATATAGATCAGAAGCCGATTCTGGAGCAAATGAAGCTTGTTACCGAGAAATGGGACCCCGCGAACCCCAACTGCGTCTTCAAATACTATTTCTAcaacaaggtcgatgagaGCCACGTCCCTTACTATaagcctcaacctcacgaAGACCCTCGGGAATGGGAGGAAGCCCTACAGAACAAGCCAGCCCCAGGGTTCATGCCCGTTCTTTGTTCCGGCTACGCTGGCGTTGCCGACCGCCTTAAAACGCAACAGCGCGCCGTTTCCGACTTCAACACTCGTCTCCACCAGATCAATGGCAGCCTGGATGCCATTCTTCAGCGCCACGAGCTCGAGACTGAGGTTCGCGCGGTCGCTGCCCGCCGACGACAGACAACTATTAGTGAAAGATGCCTAGCACTTGCTGCGCGGATACAAGTGCTCCGCAACCGTGGCTACGCACTGagtggcgatgaggatgatctgAGCAGCCGCCTGCAGACTCTGGAGCGAGAAGTTCAAGACCCAGCTGTTGGAgcaagagaggaagaactcTGGAGCCGACTTATTGTGTTGCGAGGCTATGCTGATCAGCTCAGCAAGGAGCTGGATAAGCCTACCGGTTCTGAGGGAGAGAGTATTGATCCAGAGCGGGAAGCCAAAGCAAAACGGGTAAGTGACGGATCGATCGCCGTACACACAAACCAACTAACCCTTTTCCAGGTGCTTGAGGATTATGAGAAGCAGATCCAGCATATCAAgaaagagcttgaggctctATCATCAGATTATGCAGAGTGGGAGAAGACCAGGAACCCGCACTCAAAATAGATGGAACTTAATCAGGGCACACGGTTTAGCGACAAAGGTGGTAAAGACGGAGCAACTGCCTTTTGGTAGGATGTATATTGATGACATAGAGTTGGAGTCAGGACTGGGTATTCATCCTAGGCGTCATAGGATACGAAACGTAACTCTTTGTAAAGTCTAAGAATAATATCGACACAGCAAGTGATACCTCTTTGGAACTGAGAACGGATATGGTGCATTTTGATGTCGTGAGTGATGTTGTTGCGCGGCTTTTACCACGACTTGGGATATGTATTGTACAGATTAATCATGACTTCCTACCCGTTCCATCTAAACCGGTTATATTGTACATGGCGCGGCAATAGCACCACCGACCGCATTGCAGGCTCATAACACTATCAAGACAACACGGACAGATTCATAGTCGTAAGCGGGTTTATTGGTATTTAGAAGATCTTGCCGACGAGGTCGATAGCGAAGGGAGCTGAGGAACATTGTTAGCACCACTCATCTTAAACCAAGAAAAGTCACCAAACATACAGAGGTAGAGGAGAACAGCAGTGGTAATGGCGCCCTGAACTGTAAAGGCAGCGTCGGCCTCAAGAGCGCGGATCTCCTCCTGAGACTGCTGAGGGGGGGCGACTGTGATAGATTAGTTTGGTAGTTCAATACTTCAATTGAGGGTCGACATACATCCTCCGAACATTTTGTACGTAATTTAATCGAAGAGGAAGTGTTTGGTCGAAGGGCAACGCTCGTTGACGGCAAATTAGACTCGGGTATGATGCTATCTCGTTTCGCTATCATGGGTCAAAGAATTTTGAACAAGCGTGGTTCAGATTCGAAAAAGCGCGGGCCAATCAGACGCTGCGATAGATGCAACGGAACTCGCagctcttatcgataagcaGGCTACGTATGTCATCACCAGATTGATCAGCCAGCTTTCCATCATTCTCAAACGTATCATCCATCTAGATGATGATTGTATGTTAACTTACTAAATAGTAGATATAGCTGGCTATTCCAAATATCATTTACTGACGAAAAAGGTCACCACGTTTTTACAGATCCGTTTACTAGGTATCGACAAATGCGCTCACTTATAGGTGCCCATATACAGCTAAGCATCGGATTTCCACTCCAGTCGACATGGGTGTCATAACGAACCTGACCAGCCAACCGTATTCTGGGACTCAAGATTTCACAAAGTATAGGCCATCAAGCCGTGGCAACCAATATCCAGGGTATCATCCCTATTCTTCTATTCATTGTAATCATAAGATAGCAGAAACGACTTTCGTGTACGCTTTTCTCCTTCTATATACCATTTCCCAAAACCTTTGATTCTTTTCAAACATTATGCTTCAAAGACTAGAGCAACACCGTCGTCACCAGCAGTGACGATTCTCTCCCCTGTCTCGCCTTGAACAAAGCCCAAGACGCCACCaccttctccatcaccacgGTGGCCCTTCCATTCCTTTTGCAGACCAGCCTCGGCAGCTGTTGCGGGAGCGTTAGGGTTCGTGGCACCAGCGCCTCGGAGGTCCCAACGGCGTACGACACCGTCCATGCCGCAGCTGGTCAGTTGCCATGAGTTGGGGATGAACTCGAGCTTGACAATGGCATGTTCCTCATGGGCGCCAGAGATGTGTCGTCGGACGGCGAAGCGGCGGGTGGCGTCGTAAACGACAATAGAGCCATCCACAGAGCCGGCTGCAAGAAGGGTGGAAGGAGGTGTGTTAGGCGTTGTGACAAGAGCAAGCGACTCGATACTCTCGGATTGGGTATGC
Encoded proteins:
- a CDS encoding NADH-ubiquinone oxidoreductase 20.8 kDa subunit, with the protein product MQLSSITADNWLTNQSIRFSQQLLIDTTPLPADIPAVKEVGASSAPLLSASFFIGARCRDYNDDYMQCKNENPGRGELECLKEGRRVTRCASSVIKDINTHCLAEFRKHWECLDNRNHQLWQCRPAEWKLNKCVYDHLKLEKKIPDQPTNSTPVHLRPKQIFADVRIGPGDGKPFVPGQEDAQQ
- a CDS encoding NADH-ubiquinone oxidoreductase 20.8 kDa subunit, with the protein product MSTRRPQFSQQLLIDTTPLPADIPAVKEVGASSAPLLSASFFIGARCRDYNDDYMQCKNENPGRGELECLKEGRRVTRCASSVIKDINTHCLAEFRKHWECLDNRNHQLWQCRPAEWKLNKCVYDHLKLEKKIPDQPTNSTPVHLRPKQIFADVRIGPGDGKPFVPGQEDAQQ